A region of Equus quagga isolate Etosha38 unplaced genomic scaffold, UCLA_HA_Equagga_1.0 HiC_scaffold_3869_RagTag, whole genome shotgun sequence DNA encodes the following proteins:
- the LOC124232254 gene encoding olfactory receptor 4P4-like: protein MENQNNVTEFVFMGLCESKHIELLFFFLFLLCYMAVLMGNSTILLTITCSHLIQQPMYYFLCHLSLMDLCYTSTVVPRLIRDLAATRKNISYNNCTTQLFTAHLLGGVEMFILVSMSFDRYIAIVKPLHYVVIMTRQRCNMLIVMAWVVGFWHSVALLFMVLNLPFCGPNQIDHYVCDVKPLLKLVCKDIHFVSILVIANSGMVTVAIFFVLVASYIFILYNLRTYSSAGRHKALSTCSSHIMVVVLFFGPCIYIYVLPAGSENKDKEISVFYTVIAPMLNPLIYTLRNVEMKITMQKVWSQMAHSELM from the exons ATGG aaaatcaaaacaatgtCACGGAATTTGTTTTTATGGGCCTGTGTGAAAGTAAGCATATAGAGctactgttctttttcttgttcctgctCTGTTACATGGCTGTCTTAATGGGGAATTCCACCATCTTACTCACAATCACTTGCAGCCATCTAATCCAACAACCCATGTACTACTTTCTCTGCCACCTTTCCCTCATGGACCTCTGCTACACTTCCACTGTGGTCCCCAGGCTAATCAGGGACTTAGCTGccacaagaaaaaatatctccTATAACAATTGCACGAcccagctcttcactgcccacttGCTAGGAGGTGTGGAAATGTTCATCTTGGTGTCCATGTCCTTTGACCGCTACATTGCCATTGTCAAGCCCCTGCACTACGTGGTCATCATGACTCGGCAGAGATGTAACATGTTGATTGTCATGGCCTGGGTTGTAGGTTTCTGGCACTCTGTTGCTTTACTGTTCATGGTACTCAATTTACCTTTCTGTGGTCCTAATCAGATAGATCACTATGTATGTGATGTGAAGCCTCTTTTGAAACTAGTGTGCAAAGATATTCATTTTGTTAGTATCTTAGTGATTGCTAATTCAGGGATGGTGACAGTTgccattttttttgtcttagtagCTTCTTATATATTCATATTGTATAATCTTAGGACCTATTCCTCTGCAGGGCGACACAAAGCTCTCTCGACTTGTAGCTCTCACATAATGGTtgtagttttattctttgggCCCTGTATCTATATTTATGTTCTACCTGCAGGGAGTGAGAACAAGGATAAGGAAATCTCTGTGTTTTACACTGTGATTGCTCCAATGTTGAATCCTCTCATCTATACCCTGAGAAATGTGGAGATGAAAATCACCATGCAGAAGGTGTGGTCTCAAATGGCACATTCAGAATTAATGTAA